The Candidatus Delongbacteria bacterium genome contains a region encoding:
- a CDS encoding sodium-dependent transporter produces the protein MADHPEGSRPLWGSRLGFILAAAGSAIGLGNIWKFPYITGENGGGLFVLIYLGCVVLVGLPIMMAEILLGRASRQSPVGAFAAFSRKGSSWPLVGWLGVAAGFVILSYYSVVAGWALHYVLLSLTDHFRHLQPDQVSGIFDTLYGAGDINLFWHLLFMLSTVSVVLAGVQGGIEKTCRVMMPALFLIILLLVGYSLFLPNDGFLKALDFTFTPHLERLSRRSVLEALGHSFFTLSLGMGAMLTYGSYLDRQASLLKTSLQVVLLDTLISLLACLMVYPVMFSFGLAPQAGPGLVFKSLPMLFAQLPGGLLISLAFFMLVVFAALTSAISLLEVVTATVMDRAGWSRRRAALVTGAAIFAFGIPAAYAGDGRLFGAWASMFGMNFFDTMDYLASNWMLPLGGLFIAIFTGWVMPEAARREAFGAPAGRAWLYTGFVFVLRWLAPLLVLLVLLHKIGVLQELGVMGS, from the coding sequence ATGGCGGACCATCCGGAAGGCAGCCGTCCACTGTGGGGAAGCCGGCTGGGCTTCATCCTGGCCGCGGCGGGCAGCGCCATCGGACTGGGCAACATCTGGAAGTTCCCCTACATCACGGGGGAGAACGGCGGCGGCCTCTTCGTGCTGATCTACCTGGGCTGCGTGGTCCTGGTGGGCTTGCCCATCATGATGGCCGAGATCCTCCTGGGGCGCGCCAGCCGGCAGAGTCCGGTGGGAGCCTTCGCCGCCTTTTCCCGCAAAGGCAGCAGCTGGCCGCTGGTGGGCTGGCTGGGCGTGGCCGCGGGCTTCGTGATCCTCTCCTACTACAGCGTGGTGGCCGGCTGGGCCCTGCACTACGTGCTGCTCTCGCTGACCGACCACTTCCGCCACCTGCAGCCCGACCAGGTAAGCGGCATCTTCGACACCTTGTACGGCGCCGGCGACATCAACCTGTTCTGGCACCTGCTCTTCATGCTGTCCACGGTAAGCGTGGTGCTGGCCGGCGTGCAGGGCGGCATCGAGAAGACCTGCCGCGTGATGATGCCGGCCCTCTTCCTCATCATTCTGCTCCTGGTGGGCTACTCGCTCTTCCTGCCCAACGACGGCTTCCTCAAGGCGCTGGACTTCACCTTCACGCCGCACCTGGAGCGCCTCAGCCGGCGCAGCGTACTCGAAGCGCTGGGCCACAGCTTCTTCACCCTCTCGCTGGGGATGGGCGCCATGCTCACCTACGGCAGCTACCTGGACCGCCAGGCCAGCCTGCTGAAGACCTCGCTGCAGGTCGTGCTGCTGGACACGCTGATCTCGCTGTTGGCCTGCCTGATGGTCTACCCCGTGATGTTCTCTTTCGGGCTGGCGCCCCAGGCGGGCCCGGGCCTGGTCTTCAAGAGCCTGCCCATGCTCTTCGCCCAGCTGCCCGGCGGGCTGCTGATCTCGCTGGCCTTCTTCATGCTGGTGGTGTTCGCCGCGTTGACCAGCGCCATCAGCCTGCTGGAGGTGGTCACGGCCACGGTGATGGACCGCGCGGGCTGGAGCCGCCGGCGGGCGGCCCTGGTCACCGGGGCGGCGATCTTCGCCTTCGGCATCCCGGCGGCCTACGCCGGGGACGGGCGACTCTTCGGGGCCTGGGCTTCCATGTTCGGGATGAACTTTTTCGACACGATGGATTACCTGGCCAGCAATTGGATGCTGCCCCTGGGCGGGCTGTTCATCGCGATTTTCACCGGCTGGGTGATGCCCGAGGCCGCGCGCCGCGAGGCCTTCGGTGCCCCGGCGGGCCGGGCCTGGCTCTACACGGGCTTCGTGTTCGTCCTGCGCTGGCTGGCGCCCCTGCTGGTGCTGCTGGTGCTGCTTCACAAGATCGGCGTCCTGCAGGAATTGGGAGTGATGGGCTCATGA
- a CDS encoding DUF5683 domain-containing protein, with amino-acid sequence MRASVLLAYLLWACPGWAEGRAAVRDSVSLQQGKAAMWRSVALDGWGQAYNKERVKALLFSGAELAMLAGAYGQHQEWRDWDERRRRELEPAAQEYFATRADFYLRDRNKILWWWLWLKLASVLDAYVSGSLSNFDAGWGEQAIVEPVFLREDTPGVRVRLTLP; translated from the coding sequence CTGCTGGCGTACCTGCTCTGGGCTTGCCCGGGCTGGGCCGAGGGGCGCGCCGCGGTGCGGGACAGCGTCTCGTTGCAGCAGGGCAAGGCCGCCATGTGGCGGAGCGTGGCGCTGGACGGCTGGGGCCAGGCCTACAACAAGGAGCGGGTCAAGGCCCTGTTGTTCTCCGGCGCGGAGCTGGCCATGCTGGCGGGCGCCTACGGACAGCACCAGGAGTGGCGGGACTGGGACGAGCGCCGGCGCCGCGAGCTGGAGCCCGCCGCCCAGGAGTATTTCGCCACGCGGGCGGACTTCTATCTCAGGGATCGCAACAAAATCCTCTGGTGGTGGCTCTGGCTCAAGTTGGCGTCCGTGCTGGACGCCTACGTGAGCGGCTCGCTGAGCAACTTCGACGCAGGCTGGGGCGAACAGGCGATCGTGGAGCCCGTTTTCTTGCGGGAGGACACGCCGGGCGTGCGGGTGAGGCTGACGCTGCCCTGA